In one Nocardioides luteus genomic region, the following are encoded:
- the purB gene encoding adenylosuccinate lyase: protein MVPNVLANRYAAADLAGIWSPEHKIVLERQLWIAVLKAQKDLGIDVPDGVVEAYEKVVDDVALDSIAARERVTRHDVKARIEEFAALAGHEHIHKGMTSRDLTENVEQLQVLSSLKVIRDRAVATLARLARLATEHETTVMAGRSHNVAAQATTLGKRFATVADEMLVGLQRVEELIARYPLRGIKGPMGTAQDMLDLLDGDASKLAALEERVAAHLGFENVFTSVGQVYPRSLDFDAVSALVQLVSGPSNLSTTIRLMAGNELVTEGFKEGQVGSSAMPHKMNSRSTERVNGLSVVLRGYLSMISELAGDQWNEGDVSDSVVRRVALPDAFFAADGLFQTFLTVLDEFGAFPAVIQRELDRYLPFLATTKVLMAAVRNGVGREEAHEAIKEAAVGTALSMRKGQAENDVFAKLGADSRLGLTEDQIQSLVAEPIEFTGAAVAQVQEVVRRVEAVTAAHPEAAAYVPGEIL from the coding sequence GTGGTGCCCAACGTCCTTGCCAACCGCTATGCCGCTGCCGACCTCGCCGGGATCTGGAGTCCCGAGCACAAGATCGTCCTCGAGCGCCAGCTCTGGATCGCGGTGCTCAAGGCCCAGAAGGATCTCGGCATCGACGTCCCCGACGGGGTCGTGGAGGCGTACGAGAAGGTCGTGGACGACGTCGCCCTCGACTCGATCGCGGCCCGTGAGCGGGTGACCCGCCACGACGTGAAGGCGCGGATCGAGGAGTTCGCCGCGCTGGCCGGCCACGAGCACATCCACAAGGGCATGACCTCGCGGGACCTGACCGAGAACGTCGAGCAGCTCCAGGTGCTCTCCTCGCTGAAGGTGATCCGCGACCGTGCCGTCGCGACGCTGGCGCGCCTCGCCCGGCTCGCGACCGAGCACGAGACCACCGTCATGGCCGGCCGTTCGCACAACGTGGCGGCTCAGGCGACCACCCTCGGCAAGCGGTTCGCGACCGTCGCCGACGAGATGCTCGTCGGGCTCCAGCGGGTCGAGGAGCTCATCGCCCGCTACCCGCTGCGCGGGATCAAGGGCCCGATGGGCACCGCTCAGGACATGCTCGACCTGCTCGACGGTGACGCGAGCAAGCTCGCCGCCCTCGAGGAGCGGGTCGCGGCCCACCTCGGCTTCGAGAACGTCTTCACCAGTGTCGGCCAGGTCTACCCGCGCTCGCTCGACTTCGACGCGGTCTCGGCGCTGGTCCAGCTGGTCTCCGGCCCCTCCAACCTGTCGACCACGATCCGGCTGATGGCCGGCAACGAGCTGGTCACCGAGGGCTTCAAGGAGGGCCAGGTCGGCTCCAGTGCGATGCCCCACAAGATGAACTCGCGCTCCACCGAGCGGGTCAACGGCCTCTCGGTCGTGCTGCGCGGCTACCTCTCGATGATCTCCGAGCTGGCCGGCGACCAGTGGAACGAGGGTGACGTCTCCGACTCGGTCGTGCGTCGCGTCGCGCTCCCGGACGCGTTCTTCGCCGCCGACGGCCTCTTCCAGACCTTCCTGACCGTGCTCGACGAGTTCGGGGCCTTCCCCGCGGTGATCCAGCGCGAGCTCGACCGCTACCTGCCGTTCCTGGCCACCACCAAGGTCCTGATGGCCGCCGTCCGCAACGGCGTCGGTCGCGAGGAGGCCCACGAGGCGATCAAGGAGGCCGCCGTCGGCACCGCGCTCTCGATGCGCAAGGGCCAGGCCGAGAACGACGTCTTCGCCAAGCTCGGCGCCGACTCCCGCCTCGGCCTGACCGAGGACCAGATCCAGTCGCTCGTCGCCGAGCCGATCGAGTTCACCGGAGCCGCCGTCGCGCAGGTCCAGGAGGTCGTACGCCGCGTGGAGGCCGTCACCGCCGCGCACCCCGAGGCCGCCGCCTACGTGCCGGGCGAGATCCTCTGA
- a CDS encoding long-chain-fatty-acid--CoA ligase: MSTYNLASLLEDSAANYPERTAIVLGDIRLNYAQVNGAANQVANLLASKGIGAGDRVALMSPNLPYFTMVYFGILKAGATVVPLNVLLKGREVAYHLQDSDAKALFAFEGTPELAIGAEAHAGAQEAGVENFFLITADPTAASPIEGVTTLGQGIGTHPPTFDTVATDEDDTAVILYTSGTTGQPKGAELRHRNMRDNALAGTELFGASADRPDTYLAVLPLFHAFGQTVVQNGAIAFGGTVVLLPRFDAAAALATMLKESVSFFAGVPTMYWGLLGALSEDTDVATLAKNLRVAAAGGSALPVEIHKEFEKRFGVTILEGYGLSETSPVASFSLYGQPVRPGSIGVPIPGVEMRLIDPASWDDIEWTPDAIGEIAIKGHNIFKGYFNRPEATAEVLTEDGWFRSGDLAKRDEDGWYYIVDRAKELIIRGGFNVYPREIEEVLLTHPAVSLAAVIGVPHDSHGEEIKAVLVLKPGASATPEEIVAWSKEQMAAYKYPRIVEIVDALPMTATGKILKRELK; this comes from the coding sequence GTGTCCACGTACAACCTCGCTTCGCTGCTCGAAGACTCCGCGGCGAACTACCCCGAGCGCACCGCGATCGTGCTGGGTGACATCCGTCTGAACTACGCCCAGGTCAACGGAGCCGCCAACCAGGTCGCGAACCTGCTGGCGAGCAAGGGCATCGGCGCGGGCGACCGGGTCGCCCTGATGAGCCCGAACCTGCCCTACTTCACGATGGTCTACTTCGGCATCCTCAAGGCCGGGGCCACGGTCGTGCCGCTCAACGTGCTGCTCAAGGGGCGCGAGGTGGCCTACCACCTCCAGGACTCCGACGCGAAGGCCCTCTTCGCCTTCGAGGGCACGCCGGAGCTGGCCATCGGCGCCGAGGCGCACGCGGGCGCGCAGGAGGCCGGTGTCGAGAACTTCTTCCTGATCACCGCCGACCCGACGGCCGCCTCGCCGATCGAGGGCGTCACCACCCTCGGCCAGGGCATCGGCACCCACCCGCCGACCTTCGACACCGTGGCCACCGACGAGGACGACACCGCGGTCATCCTCTACACCTCCGGCACCACCGGGCAGCCCAAGGGCGCCGAGCTGCGTCACCGCAACATGCGCGACAACGCCCTGGCCGGCACCGAGCTCTTCGGTGCCTCCGCCGACCGGCCCGACACCTACCTGGCCGTGCTGCCGCTCTTCCACGCCTTCGGCCAGACGGTCGTGCAGAACGGCGCGATCGCCTTCGGTGGCACCGTCGTGTTGCTGCCCCGCTTCGACGCGGCGGCCGCACTGGCGACGATGCTCAAGGAGAGCGTGAGCTTCTTCGCCGGTGTCCCGACGATGTACTGGGGCCTCCTCGGCGCCCTGTCGGAGGACACCGACGTGGCCACCCTCGCCAAGAACCTGCGCGTCGCCGCCGCCGGTGGCTCGGCCCTCCCGGTCGAGATCCACAAGGAGTTCGAGAAGCGCTTCGGCGTGACCATTCTCGAGGGCTACGGCCTCTCCGAGACCTCCCCGGTGGCCTCGTTCTCGCTCTACGGCCAGCCGGTGCGCCCGGGCTCGATCGGTGTGCCGATCCCCGGCGTCGAGATGCGCCTGATCGACCCGGCGTCGTGGGACGACATCGAGTGGACCCCCGACGCGATCGGCGAGATCGCGATCAAGGGTCACAACATCTTCAAGGGCTACTTCAACCGCCCCGAGGCGACCGCCGAGGTGCTCACCGAGGACGGTTGGTTCCGCTCCGGCGACCTCGCCAAGCGCGACGAGGACGGGTGGTACTACATCGTCGACCGTGCCAAGGAGCTCATCATCCGCGGTGGCTTCAACGTCTACCCGCGCGAGATCGAAGAGGTCCTGCTCACCCACCCGGCGGTCTCGCTGGCCGCCGTCATCGGCGTCCCGCACGACTCCCACGGTGAGGAGATCAAGGCCGTCCTCGTCCTCAAGCCCGGTGCCTCCGCGACCCCCGAGGAGATCGTGGCCTGGTCGAAGGAGCAGATGGCGGCCTACAAGTACCCGCGCATCGTCGAGATCGTCGACGCCCTGCCGATGACCGCCACCGGCAAGATCCTCAAGCGCGAGCTCAAGTAG
- a CDS encoding ArsR/SmtB family transcription factor, whose amino-acid sequence MSSSPDLPHPERSELSLTTVLFALSDPERLAIARQLVDGPLDMAECHLSNPDVPKSTKSHLMKVLRTAGVVRNEANGRARRLSLRREDLDARFPGLLDAVLSAEDSKPKA is encoded by the coding sequence ATGAGTTCTTCCCCGGACCTTCCGCATCCCGAGCGGTCGGAGCTCTCCCTGACGACCGTGCTCTTCGCGCTCAGCGACCCAGAGCGCCTGGCGATCGCCCGTCAGCTGGTCGACGGCCCCCTCGACATGGCCGAATGTCACCTGAGCAACCCGGACGTGCCGAAGTCGACCAAGTCGCACCTGATGAAGGTGCTGCGTACGGCCGGGGTCGTCCGCAACGAGGCCAACGGCCGCGCGCGGCGCCTCTCGCTGCGTCGTGAGGACCTCGACGCGCGGTTCCCGGGGCTCCTCGACGCCGTCCTCTCCGCGGAGGACAGCAAGCCGAAGGCCTAG
- a CDS encoding antibiotic biosynthesis monooxygenase yields the protein MSEPVTVTIARRVSVERRDEMVAWMQAGIRLASEFPGFLGAGWVRPSPDSDQWHLLYRFDSHETLGRWDNSRQRGWWLGAGEPFVEETRIERRTGIEGWFDPPSTYDVEQVSGVASPPPRWKQTITIFLMFYPVSLLANWLIGPLVAEWTLPLKVLGVMVVTLPFMTYFGLPWITRNMEWFLHGRPAPWRR from the coding sequence ATGTCCGAGCCGGTAACCGTGACCATCGCCCGTCGAGTCTCCGTGGAGCGCCGCGACGAGATGGTCGCCTGGATGCAGGCGGGGATCCGGCTGGCCAGCGAGTTCCCCGGCTTCCTCGGCGCGGGCTGGGTGCGGCCGTCTCCGGACTCCGACCAGTGGCATCTGCTCTATCGGTTCGACTCCCACGAGACCCTGGGGCGCTGGGACAACAGCCGCCAGCGCGGCTGGTGGCTGGGCGCGGGCGAGCCGTTCGTGGAGGAGACCCGGATCGAGCGGCGCACCGGGATCGAGGGCTGGTTCGACCCGCCCAGCACCTACGACGTCGAGCAGGTCTCCGGTGTCGCGTCGCCTCCGCCGCGGTGGAAGCAGACGATCACGATCTTCCTGATGTTCTACCCGGTCAGCCTGCTCGCCAACTGGCTGATCGGACCACTCGTGGCCGAGTGGACGCTGCCGCTGAAGGTGCTCGGCGTGATGGTCGTGACGCTGCCGTTCATGACCTACTTCGGGCTGCCATGGATCACCCGCAACATGGAGTGGTTCCTGCACGGGCGCCCGGCGCCCTGGCGCCGCTAG
- a CDS encoding sulfotransferase family protein: MERRPQPDFLIIGAPKAGTTALHSALATHPQVFATTPKEPKYWLCDDAPPPHWRGPGDKHSQQEWVWRRQDYDRLFAAAPEHAVRGESTPFYLWSTSAQRRIARELPGVKLIAVVRDPIDRAYSNWMHLWCDGLEPVADFPTAFRLQDKRAHDGWAPFWRYRELGLYGRQLDHLYDLVGEDRVLVVRYRDIVDEPAATVDRACRFLGIEQGHVDHIPRDNSRTYVEPGWRPKVLGPVVRGGAWLAQFAPPEVWRRTYPPLLRQLAGPGDHHRPRLTPEQREQLLPAFAEDIELLTKVSGQDFSDWLSTASRGSFQERARPLSEPA; encoded by the coding sequence ATGGAACGACGACCACAGCCAGACTTCTTGATCATCGGGGCGCCGAAGGCCGGGACCACGGCGCTGCACTCGGCGCTCGCGACGCACCCGCAGGTGTTCGCGACGACGCCGAAGGAGCCGAAGTACTGGCTCTGCGACGACGCTCCCCCGCCGCACTGGCGCGGCCCGGGCGACAAGCACTCCCAGCAGGAGTGGGTCTGGCGGCGGCAGGACTACGACCGCCTCTTCGCCGCCGCCCCCGAGCACGCGGTGCGGGGCGAGAGCACGCCGTTCTACCTCTGGTCCACCAGCGCGCAGCGACGGATCGCGAGGGAGCTTCCGGGGGTGAAGCTGATCGCGGTCGTGCGGGACCCGATCGACCGCGCCTACTCCAACTGGATGCACCTGTGGTGCGACGGCCTGGAGCCCGTCGCCGACTTCCCCACGGCGTTCCGGCTCCAGGACAAGCGGGCCCACGACGGCTGGGCGCCGTTCTGGCGCTACCGCGAGCTCGGGCTCTACGGCCGGCAGCTCGACCACCTCTACGACCTGGTCGGCGAGGACCGGGTCCTGGTCGTGCGCTATCGCGACATCGTCGACGAGCCGGCCGCGACCGTCGACCGCGCCTGCCGCTTCCTCGGCATCGAGCAGGGTCACGTCGACCACATCCCGAGGGACAACAGCAGGACGTACGTCGAACCCGGCTGGCGCCCGAAGGTGCTCGGTCCGGTGGTCAGGGGCGGTGCCTGGCTCGCCCAGTTCGCGCCGCCGGAGGTCTGGCGCAGGACCTACCCGCCGCTGCTGCGTCAGCTCGCCGGACCGGGCGACCACCACCGTCCCCGGCTGACGCCGGAGCAGCGCGAGCAGCTCCTGCCCGCCTTCGCCGAGGACATCGAGCTGCTCACCAAGGTGAGCGGCCAGGACTTCTCCGACTGGCTCTCCACCGCGAGCCGCGGGTCGTTCCAGGAGCGGGCTCGGCCGCTCAGCGAACCAGCGTGA
- a CDS encoding NUDIX hydrolase, producing the protein MTVAAVVFRDDKGRMLTVRKNGTASFMLPGGKLEPGESAVEAAVREVAEELGVRLRVEELTLLGEFEADAANEPGHLVRSTVFTWAGAVTPDAAAEIAELRWATLAEITDGADFAPLTREYVVPALQPA; encoded by the coding sequence ATCACCGTCGCGGCAGTCGTCTTCCGGGACGACAAAGGCCGGATGCTGACCGTCCGCAAGAACGGCACCGCGAGCTTCATGCTGCCCGGCGGGAAGCTGGAGCCGGGGGAGTCGGCCGTCGAAGCCGCCGTGCGCGAGGTCGCGGAGGAGCTCGGCGTACGTCTCCGGGTCGAGGAGCTCACGCTGCTCGGTGAGTTCGAGGCGGATGCGGCCAACGAGCCGGGCCACCTGGTGCGCTCGACGGTCTTCACCTGGGCCGGCGCGGTGACGCCGGACGCGGCCGCCGAGATCGCGGAGCTGCGCTGGGCGACGCTCGCCGAGATCACCGACGGAGCGGACTTCGCCCCGCTGACCCGGGAGTACGTCGTCCCGGCCCTCCAGCCCGCCTGA
- a CDS encoding phosphoribosylaminoimidazolesuccinocarboxamide synthase, with product MAELNIPPAPAIPGAKHLHSGKVRDLYELEEGPYAGQLLMVASDRISAFDHVFDTVIPDKGEILTKLSLWWFEQFEDLVPTHVLSTDVPAAVEGRAVVAQKLHMLPVECVARGYLTGSGLREYEVTGEVCGIRLPAGLVDGSRLTPPIFTPATKAELGDHDENVTYEYISRLIGEDDAAAVRRLTLAVYQRADEIARGCGLILADTKFEFGVRQDDLGIRTIVLADEVLTPDSSRYWDASQWHPGSAIPSFDKDVIRRWLLSPESGWDRAAGGPPPELPEEIVARTRAKYVEAYEKLTGHRF from the coding sequence GTGGCTGAACTCAACATCCCTCCGGCGCCGGCGATCCCGGGCGCGAAGCACCTCCACTCCGGAAAGGTGCGCGACCTCTACGAGCTGGAGGAGGGTCCGTACGCGGGCCAGCTCCTGATGGTCGCCAGCGACCGCATCTCGGCCTTCGACCACGTCTTCGACACGGTCATCCCTGACAAGGGCGAGATCCTCACCAAGCTGTCGCTGTGGTGGTTCGAGCAGTTCGAGGACCTGGTGCCGACCCATGTCCTCTCGACCGACGTGCCCGCGGCCGTCGAAGGCCGGGCGGTGGTCGCTCAAAAGCTCCACATGCTGCCGGTCGAGTGCGTCGCGCGTGGCTACCTGACCGGCTCGGGTCTGCGTGAGTACGAGGTCACCGGAGAGGTCTGCGGCATCCGTCTCCCCGCGGGCCTGGTCGACGGCTCCCGGCTGACCCCGCCGATCTTCACCCCGGCGACGAAGGCCGAGCTCGGCGACCACGACGAGAACGTCACCTACGAGTACATCTCCCGGCTGATCGGCGAGGACGACGCCGCCGCGGTGCGCCGGCTGACCCTGGCCGTCTACCAGCGCGCCGACGAGATCGCCCGCGGCTGCGGCCTGATCCTGGCGGACACCAAGTTCGAGTTCGGCGTACGCCAGGACGACCTCGGCATCCGCACCATCGTGCTCGCCGACGAGGTGCTCACCCCGGACTCCTCCCGCTACTGGGACGCGAGCCAGTGGCACCCCGGCAGCGCGATCCCCAGCTTCGACAAGGACGTCATCCGGCGCTGGCTGCTCTCGCCAGAGTCCGGCTGGGACCGGGCCGCCGGTGGTCCGCCGCCCGAGCTGCCCGAGGAGATCGTCGCGCGCACGCGGGCGAAGTACGTCGAGGCGTACGAGAAGCTCACCGGCCACCGCTTCTGA
- a CDS encoding MFS transporter: MSAEVMSATTTDVVAGRRLGAGMALGAVVLMMAGASAPSPFYPDLQVGLGLQPWVMTAVFAVYAVALLGTLLVFGSVSDHVGRRPVVTVGFLLLAGSFALFRGADTAAFLFEARILQGVASGLLLSTLSATVADFERPSRPGSAAVVNAVAPMVGLALGAVVAGVVLQVSGDARLLVFDALVVLSLVLAAAVWLAPETAPRHEGLLASLRPRVAVPPGIRGLLARSAPAIFAGWATGGLFLSLGAAIVRSELGATSHILQGLAIGALAGAGAVAAYVFRNRSARATTLYGTAALAGGTVLSLLALLTGSTAAYLVAVVVAGTGFGTAFFGILRTIMPLLPAHERAEVFAVIFIVSYLAFGIPAVVAGLLTPEIGLATTTYGYGAVVVVLSSVAGLLRWRSND; the protein is encoded by the coding sequence ATGTCGGCAGAGGTAATGAGCGCGACGACGACGGACGTCGTCGCAGGGCGGCGGCTCGGCGCCGGGATGGCCCTCGGGGCCGTGGTGCTGATGATGGCCGGGGCCAGCGCGCCCTCGCCCTTCTATCCCGACCTCCAGGTCGGGCTCGGCCTGCAGCCCTGGGTGATGACGGCGGTCTTCGCCGTCTACGCCGTGGCGCTGCTGGGCACGCTGCTCGTGTTCGGCTCGGTCTCCGACCATGTCGGCCGGCGGCCCGTGGTGACGGTCGGGTTCCTCCTGCTGGCGGGCAGCTTCGCGCTCTTCCGGGGAGCCGATACGGCGGCCTTCCTCTTCGAGGCGCGGATCCTGCAGGGGGTCGCGAGCGGCCTGCTGCTCTCGACGCTGTCGGCCACGGTGGCCGACTTCGAACGACCGTCGCGACCCGGTTCGGCCGCGGTGGTCAACGCCGTCGCGCCGATGGTCGGGCTGGCGCTCGGCGCCGTCGTCGCCGGCGTGGTCCTCCAGGTGAGCGGTGACGCGCGGCTCCTCGTCTTCGACGCCCTCGTCGTCCTGTCCCTCGTCCTGGCGGCAGCTGTCTGGCTCGCGCCCGAGACCGCGCCCCGCCACGAGGGTCTGCTCGCCTCGCTGCGGCCGCGGGTCGCCGTGCCGCCGGGGATCAGGGGCCTGCTCGCCCGCAGCGCCCCGGCGATCTTCGCCGGCTGGGCCACCGGTGGGCTCTTCCTCTCCCTCGGGGCCGCGATCGTACGCAGCGAGCTGGGCGCCACCAGCCACATCCTCCAGGGGCTGGCGATCGGAGCCCTCGCCGGAGCGGGGGCGGTGGCGGCGTACGTCTTCCGCAACCGGTCGGCCCGCGCGACCACGCTCTACGGCACGGCCGCGCTGGCCGGCGGCACCGTGCTCAGCCTGCTCGCCCTGCTGACCGGCTCGACGGCGGCGTACCTCGTCGCCGTGGTCGTCGCCGGCACCGGCTTCGGCACCGCCTTCTTCGGCATCCTGCGCACGATCATGCCGCTCCTGCCCGCCCACGAGCGGGCCGAGGTCTTCGCGGTGATCTTCATCGTGTCCTACCTGGCCTTCGGCATCCCTGCCGTCGTCGCCGGGCTGCTGACGCCGGAGATCGGGCTCGCCACCACCACCTACGGCTACGGCGCCGTCGTCGTGGTGCTCTCCTCCGTGGCCGGGCTGCTGCGCTGGCGCAGCAACGACTGA
- a CDS encoding oxygenase MpaB family protein translates to MSGYFAADSMVVRAMRQRVVGLTWGQRALIIGGLHPRLFVGTAQHTAHRATPYTRLALTARLMETVFLGTKDQADRALAFTAKRHVPVDGTMEVDGGPAHPAGSHYSATDPGLMWWTAAFALDSVEFMYDALVRPLRPHEREELFDGFVTWAVLFGMPPEAAPASYPDFRRRFDAWLSSDDPYLVDEARLVGRHIAGSAGYHLPGGAPTSETLRTVVQGSLPPVVREHYGIPWSAAAETRWWAVRTASRLAHGRLSLLGPTPLLRGRSEHFYKVVQRGEQSLVRRGGVSIPGVSDVTPA, encoded by the coding sequence ATGTCCGGGTACTTCGCCGCCGACTCGATGGTCGTGCGTGCGATGCGTCAGCGGGTGGTCGGCCTCACCTGGGGACAGCGGGCGCTGATCATCGGCGGTCTGCACCCGCGGCTCTTCGTCGGCACCGCCCAGCACACGGCTCATCGGGCGACGCCGTACACCCGGCTCGCGCTGACCGCCCGGCTGATGGAGACGGTCTTCCTCGGGACGAAGGACCAGGCCGACAGGGCGCTCGCGTTCACGGCGAAGAGACACGTGCCCGTCGACGGGACGATGGAGGTCGACGGAGGCCCCGCCCACCCCGCCGGATCGCACTACTCGGCCACCGACCCCGGGCTGATGTGGTGGACGGCGGCGTTCGCGCTCGACTCGGTCGAGTTCATGTACGACGCTCTGGTCCGCCCCCTCCGTCCGCACGAGCGCGAGGAGCTCTTCGACGGCTTCGTGACCTGGGCCGTTCTCTTCGGCATGCCGCCCGAAGCCGCGCCGGCGTCCTATCCCGACTTCCGGCGCCGCTTCGACGCCTGGCTCTCCTCGGACGACCCCTACCTCGTCGACGAGGCCCGCCTGGTCGGGCGCCACATCGCCGGGAGCGCCGGCTACCACCTCCCCGGTGGAGCTCCGACCTCCGAGACGCTCCGGACCGTCGTCCAGGGCAGCCTCCCGCCGGTCGTCCGGGAGCACTACGGCATCCCGTGGTCGGCCGCGGCCGAGACGAGATGGTGGGCCGTACGCACCGCCAGCCGCCTCGCCCACGGCCGCCTCTCGCTCCTCGGGCCCACGCCGTTGCTGCGGGGGAGGAGCGAGCACTTCTACAAGGTCGTGCAGCGCGGTGAGCAGTCCTTGGTGCGCCGGGGCGGGGTCAGCATCCCCGGCGTCTCCGACGTCACGCCGGCTTGA
- a CDS encoding antibiotic biosynthesis monooxygenase family protein, translating into MSVVKINAIQVPEGAGAELEKRFAARAGAVEKSPGFLGFQLLRPVAGDDRYFVVTHWDSEESFAAWRDGDARAAHATPPGEAPRKPVSTGADLLEFEVVLDVKPA; encoded by the coding sequence ATGTCTGTGGTGAAGATCAATGCAATCCAGGTGCCGGAGGGTGCGGGCGCCGAGCTCGAGAAGCGGTTCGCGGCCCGCGCGGGCGCCGTCGAGAAGTCGCCGGGCTTCCTCGGCTTCCAGCTGCTGCGCCCGGTGGCCGGCGACGACCGCTACTTCGTCGTCACCCACTGGGACTCCGAGGAGTCCTTCGCGGCCTGGCGCGACGGGGACGCCCGAGCCGCCCACGCGACCCCGCCGGGCGAGGCACCGCGCAAGCCGGTCTCGACCGGCGCCGACCTGCTGGAGTTCGAGGTCGTGCTGGACGTCAAGCCGGCGTGA
- a CDS encoding nucleoside deaminase: MSPEVRFDEADVRRLLDVIEQEIVPLTRAGVAEGNKIFGAAILRRTDLSVVVAETNNETENPLWHGEIHAIKRFFELPADDRPAPGDSLLLATHEPCSLCLSGVAWSGIPEFAYLFSHQDSADSFAIPYDLAILKGVYAVPDPDRDEVDPGRDLYNRTNDYFTSTALAPLADPEQLARISRTYDELSATYQERKGSGAIAHP, encoded by the coding sequence ATGTCGCCGGAGGTCCGGTTCGACGAGGCAGACGTACGCCGCCTGCTGGACGTCATCGAGCAGGAGATCGTCCCGCTGACCCGTGCCGGTGTGGCCGAGGGCAACAAGATCTTCGGTGCCGCGATCCTGCGGCGGACGGACCTGTCGGTGGTGGTCGCCGAGACCAACAACGAGACCGAGAACCCGCTGTGGCACGGGGAGATCCATGCCATCAAGCGCTTCTTCGAGCTGCCGGCCGATGACCGGCCGGCGCCGGGCGACTCCCTGCTGCTGGCGACCCACGAGCCGTGCTCGCTGTGCCTCTCGGGCGTGGCCTGGTCCGGGATCCCCGAGTTCGCCTATCTCTTCAGCCACCAGGACTCGGCCGACTCCTTCGCGATCCCCTACGACCTGGCGATCCTGAAGGGCGTCTACGCCGTCCCCGACCCCGACCGCGACGAGGTCGACCCGGGACGCGACCTCTACAACCGCACCAACGACTACTTCACCAGCACCGCCCTCGCCCCGCTCGCCGATCCCGAGCAGCTCGCCCGGATCAGCCGGACCTACGACGAGCTCTCAGCGACGTACCAGGAGCGGAAGGGCAGCGGGGCGATCGCCCACCCCTGA